The genomic window TATATGTTACTAAATAgcttttattaaattaattggTTATCTATACTCTCAGcatatcattaataaaaaaaaaactattcttTAGTTCTTCGCGAATTACTCCGAGAAATAACGCATCATGcaactaatatgaaaaataaaatcattgtctctttatatatggaactacaattgactaagttcagttTAATTGGCTATATCCTTGCGTAAGACCTTGAAAAAAAGATCATGACAGTTCTGTGTCGAAATCCTGCGATGTTACATATGTTCTAAGGTCTCCTGACAAACTTAACattaaataatgtgttaaaaaaatcattgcgttgtctttgtcattttttcattagtACCTGCCGGTATTTCAAGAACGTTACCAAACATTCTTACATATTGCATATTCATTACAGATGTTGTTAATGTGTTTCATTATTTGCATAAGAAGCTTGATAGCAACTGTCAATCATTATAGAACAACTTTCATGGTCTGATAATGAAGTGAAAATAGGAAatgggtatatatatattacatcttGCTATTCAGTTATTTTGTATGGCTCACCTACAAGCATTGATGACTCTGTACAGGAATAAAGTAGTGTAGGTAGAGATGGTCAACCATCATCTGCCACTATTTTATATAGTTCTCAGAATAATTATGATGTTTGTTGCGATAAATGTTAAGTTCAATGCAATTTCGGTAGGTGTGAAAAGAACTTACATAAGATTAGTTAATGTATTGAATGCGAGGATGAGGTGGAAAATAAATGACACTGATATTGATTTGCATGACAATGAATTATCAGAAAATGGTTTTTATGTTTCAATAGAAGATTTTAATGATTAGGATAATGtacttgacaatttttttactatcaGGGATGGGGTCGATTACTTTCAAAAGTAATGGATTAAATTTCAATAACTTCAATAGAAATCAATTACAACCTGAATAATTCCAATTTTAGAAGTAATTGATTACAATAAATTACTTTTCCTTCTTGTAATTATGATTACTTGTGAttactttaaattacatgttgATCGTTGTTTTTCTAGTGTTTTTCTAGTTTAAATACTTAATGTCTAATAaggaaaatgcatttttgacaggagtattaattttgatataaatatttgatgaagtgtgtgtgtgtgtgtgtgtgtgtgtgtgtgtgtgtgtggtaaAGGTTTTAACCAAATTCATTCAACGATGCTTATATGTTTAAGCATTTCAAGTTTACTATTGTaatcataaaattaatcaaaaatttatcatGATTACAGGCTGATTTGGAGtgtaatcgattaaattacaattacctATAACGAAAAGAAATGGATGAATAATGATCACTCATGATTATTCATCAACCTGCCATCGATTACCGCTGATAACAGTTACTAATTACGAATATCCCATCCCTGATTTTTATATATCAAGCATGAGCACgattactttaaaatgtaatCGATTAATAATCGATTACATAGGGGATGTTTGTGTAACCGATTATCAATCGATTACACTAATTGTTATTTTGTAATCGATTGTAATCGAATACTTTATAACTTGCAATCAATTAATAATCGATTAGTTCAAATTTCTCTTTCATTTGAAAGTTAATAATCCTCTTCTGAACATATTGTATAAAATCTTTGAGTTGATTTAgaattaaggatgacgtttactcaaaatgaaaaaaaaattccactgatgatattGAAAAACCatatattgtgtgttatagaccctTTATTATAGTGTAATTTATCACTTTCAataaagtaggtcaatgacctactttttgagttaatggccattggatatttctggaaaataaaaggaaaattcCTTAAAGTTTTTCATTATGATTTAGATTTTCTTAACCGTGAAAATGATTGCtcaacactttaaaaatatagtacagtttatgaatggcagtgacactaaataGATTCAATGCATCAAGTTTTCGTTCAAAACTTTTagatattccagtccgaatttcctttATCACTTATCAAATCCCTACCTTTTTTATccaatttcacaaaaaattgaatgacgATAATACAAAAACAGTTATGTTATTAAACTACTGATATTGATCTTATACTGTTGGAATATAACTTattgaggtcaatgatcaaaagtttgatatgatgtcttttatcgtttttaagcaattttcaatattttttaaattcgtgccatacgattattttaatgaataagtgaagtaaaactttaaaaaaaatatgcaaaaaatatatagactGAATTATTAAATCTTAACGTTTAAATTAAGAGTACTGTGAAAAATGTTttagcggaaaacaaaatctgcaaaattaaGTCCAAATTTCCTCTTTTTGGCTAAAAGTATATTATTGTTttagcctaattccataatatattagaaatatataatgttatgtcaataataattcatttcacatATACTCgtgtttagagaaaattttactcCTGATATTGagctttataacaatccgaatttgagaaatCAAatcctgagtaaacaacatcctTACAGGAAAATATTTCCATTATGAATGATATGATGATTTAAGACTTTATATTTCAATCAatcttaataaataaaatttaaaacttctactgcttttttaaattcaaagtaaagttataagcaatttaaaaaaacagtcTTAAAAATTCTGTAAACAAGGTTTATTTTTTGAAGTTAAGGAGTTTTGGTGAAATCATTTTTGACTTTGCACCTTTAGCCCTCAAAATTATAACGTTCTTTAttgatttcttgaaaataagCATTtagttaaaatttgataattaaatgttataatgacaatatgaaaagaaattttaaggAACAATGCTTCgttatatttaatgaattgtttttaaaacttgtaaTTATTCTAATTTAATAGATCCTTATATTGGGGCTAGTTTTATTGATATCTAATCATTAGGTGATTACACCTCATTAACTGCTATGGAATTCCTTAGCTGACAAGAAATAAACACACTTAGTGACACCTACACACCCTTTTATCTCTTTCTTAGGATAAATAGACAAAATAtgccatctctctctctctctatctctctctctctctctctcactcaaTAATGGTAAATCATTAGGTAGCTCTTGTGATTTTTCTATGTCAGATAAAATTTAATAGTTAGAAGTATTTGCAAGAAATGGAGACACAAAATGAAGAACTATTTATCTGATTATATACTTATCATGCTCATGTGaacaaatatataatacatttttatttataaatattattttatattacagtggaagtagaaaaacatattgaatgaataaatacagtttaattttatattataaacaacacttgaggttttttttatagaatatgTGAATCACAAAACATTTATGTAAAGAGTATTcgaaaaagtaattataatgacactgatatatatatatatatatatatatatatatatatatatatatatatatatatatatatatatatcttgcttttatgttgaatatataaaattgttgttttatttttaacatattgaCTATTTGGTTGTTTCATTTAGTCGCCAATGACAATATTCGTGTTCATTTTCTGAAACATACATTACAATAGATTTTGTGGTTAGTTCACTCTTGCATTCATTCATATGGCTGCATGATCTATTACTGATGACTTGACCTCATTTGTTTGTTGACATAATATAAGTATTCTTAGAAAATGCatcaaatgttaaattttaaacaaggcCCAGCTGTGAAACGAATAGCCAATCTTTTATGTCCTAGCCTTTTTTGAGTTTTTAATGTTATTGAGACATTGTaggtaaaaactttttttcagatatttaatattttgataatgttaGCTGAACTCTTTGGAGGAGTTCTGACCTATACGATATgcattgtattttgaaaaaattaataaatattatacatgtagtagataATATTCACatcttattttgttataaaatgcaAAACTTTAATCTCTattattatttctaataaacTTAAATGTATATTCCAATAGTGTTGTTGCAACGAACAAATACTGTAAATGTCCACACATGTTATGTCAAAAGTCGGCAACTTTGGGTACCAGGTATTTTAAACACATACCGgagaatcatttttattcgtgggggtcaatgtGGGGATAAATGTTCTTGGGCAGCTAAAAAATCTCCTTGTTCGTTGGGACATAATTTTGTTGGTAACAAgttcatttttgtttatcaatattatacaaatgcTTGTTTATACGTTCGTGGGAATGAAAATTCGTTGGCAAAGGTTACCCAAGAAAACCATGAACATTGATTccccacgaacaatgatgattccacagtaccgGTGGATTTCCTTGATGGAAGCAACCAACCACTGGTTCAGAGTTTAAGAAATCAGTCTAAATCAACGATGTGAAAAGTTTTGGTTTTATTACTTTGATatacataatttcattttttgtgatgtTAACCAACTCCCACTACATCACTATGACATTCTATGGCATTCTTCTAATAACTTGAAACTGTCAcagaaataccggtatttagctacaattatttattatatatagtaggaatatttaaaaaatacgttGTTTGCATTCAGCGATAAACCATGCAATTACATCACTCACATAGATAACATTACTGATGTGGCGTCAGAaatgaaattgatgaaaaactgatatttgttgtatttacaattttgatttctaGGTCTACTGATTGGATGGATGGCTTAAGTCTCTGGAAAATTGTGAAAGATTTATTTCCTGCATGAACAAGTGGCAACATATggcataaaataaaacataataaaatagttTGTGTGCACGAAATGAATTCCTAACTTTTCTTTGTACATTCTTTGTgttcaacaaaattttgaaatagtaCATAGTTACTCTTTTTGCTGACGTTTCCTTTTTAAATGTTGACTTGAAAATAGCCTAAATTAAACAGAATTGAATATAGTTTACGACAATTAAACCTGCCTTATTCAGGATATGTGCATAAAATAATTGAGAGCAGAAAATATTTAGAAGACACACGAGCAtaatcaaaaataatcaaatcaagCATAATCAAATCAAATGAGGTCAATTTAAGTTACAGAAATTTATTAGGAAGTCAGCAGgacaaaattgacaaaaaatcgatttttaaacCAGACAAATTCTAATTCAAATGATTTAAGTACCTCAAGAAAATTCATCCTGCGATGTCAGTCCTCAATCTTCAATATAAACCTTGTAGCCTTCCCTTACTCTGCATTTTCCATTGCTCGTTGCGCTCCTTGAACACGCTTATCTGTTAACCTGTCACCTAGACAAATATCAGTAGAAGCATATATTTGCCACAATACACTACATTCTCCTCGAGATACTACTATGTAATTTGCATGGAAAATTTTACTACTCAAACATTTAAAGTAGACTTATTCAAAGTCTTCCTTTCCAAACGCGCACCAACTTGTGTTTGacttaaaagtttaaattaccTGGGTCCGCCGCCATAAAACATTCTTAAGTCTGAGAATGTTCTCAAGTCTGAGAATATTCTCAACACCTCAATTCTCAGACTCAGTCGCCGCCATAAAAAAGttgagcaaaataaaaattctcaaattctgttttattctcaaatatttgagtatACAAAAAAGTAGACTTAAGAATTTTCTCAAGCAAACAACATGGCTGCCGTACACAGACGATTAGCAAGAAATCGCAGACGACGTCATGTTTTAGTCCGACCAAGGGTTTTTAGAGATCGTAGTAATCCCTTGGAGTCGTTGAATGACTTTGAAATCTACCAGCGCTATAGATTTTGCCCCGACACCATTCACTTCCTTGTGAATGGTGTTTCCGACCAACTCGTAACAGCGACCAAAAGGAACAGTCCAGTGCCTCCACTGTTGCAAGTGTTGCTGTTTCTACGGTTTGTAGCAACTGGGGCCCATCTTCGGCTGATTGGAGACAGCCTCGGGATTTCCGAATCCTCAGTAGGAAGATCGGTCAAGGCTGTCGCTGCTGCCATCATTGCTGTTTTTGCGCAAGCTACACTCGTCTTCCCTGTTGGAGAAATTGCAACGAAAGTGAAGGAGGGCTTCAGACGAGTTGCAGGTgaaagcacaaacattgcaaacaCTAATATCTtactttttcaaataaaattcctTGTCTCTTACACTGTACCGCCACATGTTACATGCAATTTTTCCGAAGACCAAACTCATACTGACTCGATGAAAAAGCCGTGTGCAAAAATAGCACCTTAGTGTTTTCCTTCGTAACGAGAGTTTAGATGCAAGGGGGAGTacttgataagaaaaaaaataagggcGGATCCACCTTTtagtaaatgaataaaaatacacCGGAGTAGCATTAAATACATATGgaacaaaaatacaaacactTTCCTATtttgcaaaatgaaaatatattctcATCCTATTTAAACTTTCTGAGTGAACAAAAACTTCtgtcaatcaaataaaatgatagattaaacaatttgcaaattgtgtgtgtgtgtgagtaagggggggggggggtgcgtgTGATAAGGTTTTAAGAAGTTTCTATATTTTATACACgtgcaattaaaattaaatacctCATAACCCCAAGTCAATTAACATCAATTTGTTGAACACAACTGCACCTACATAATTGTCCTCTACTACCACTTATTTTCATTAAcactatttcatttaaattatttatactaGTTCAtatcaacattaaaattcaCACACATTTATCAGTCTATAGATTAAAAGATAATGATAATTGAGTTAATGCGATAAtccatatatatacatttgcattttaattaacaaatgttcCATCTTCCTCATTGCTAGCATGAAATTGTTGTAGAAATATAAAACTAGGTATCATTTAACTGTGAACTTTCAAatctgagtaaaaaaaaatagaactaatttaaaaaaaaaaacagaattcatattcaatattcaatttcaacaaactttatttaaaaaaaaagacagtaattacatttttttaaaatttttttccccTCAAATTATAATGCTCACTATTATGCAGACTTcccaaaaatgttatttataatattttcaaaatttaacataatttTATGCACAATG from Magallana gigas chromosome 9, xbMagGiga1.1, whole genome shotgun sequence includes these protein-coding regions:
- the LOC136271377 gene encoding putative nuclease HARBI1; translation: MAAVHRRLARNRRRRHVLVRPRVFRDRSNPLESLNDFEIYQRYRFCPDTIHFLVNGVSDQLVTATKRNSPVPPLLQVLLFLRFVATGAHLRLIGDSLGISESSVGRSVKAVAAAIIAVFAQATLVFPVGEIATKVKEGFRRVAGFPKVIGCIDGTQIRISTPKANEADYVNRKGFHSLNVQMVCDPNFRITSLCARWPGSCHDARIWRTSGLYQKFENGNYPFNHTTCDYDGILFGDSVPP